A window of Elephas maximus indicus isolate mEleMax1 chromosome X, mEleMax1 primary haplotype, whole genome shotgun sequence genomic DNA:
ccaccccatttcTGGCTCAAAGGTGTCAGGGAGGTGGAGAACCTTGGTTTTAGCAGGACAGCTTCAGGGCAGGAGAAGGGTGGGTTCAGGCCTTTCCAAGCATGGATGTGAAGACCCTGAGGAAAGATGAAAAGGACCTCCCACTCTAGTAGCAGAGATCCTCTTAGAAAGCCACACTTAATATTAGCCCTTGGAGGGCCTGCGCTTGTTGATTGAATGTGGTGTCCCATGATGTCTCAGGAAGATGAGGTCTTTGGTTTGAGGAGGCCAGACTCAGGTCAGCAGAAGGAGGAGTCCCAAATTCTTCAGTTATCGACGTGAGAATGTGTGTCCATTCCAGGACATACGGGATGACAGCCCTGCCCTACTTCTGCTGTCACTGTGGGAGGACTGGGGACAGAGTCCTTGGATGTGCCCCCTTACTCCCTCTTCATTGGTTTCAGGAGTGTGAGCTCTCGTTCTGAGAGTTTTACGTCAGATCAGCAGAGAGTGGGGCTCAGGACCTCCCTGCGGAAAGCTGAGGATCCTGAGTGAGCACTGAGGGGACCTTGTACCCCTAAACTCTGGGGACCTCACAGAGTCTGATCCTGTCCCTCCTGTCAGGGCTGGGAGGCTCAGGACTGTGTTTGTAACGATGGGCTCCTTCATTCTCACAGGGGCTCAAGGAGCCAGAAGATGAGGACCTTAGTCTGGGGCATGTGTCCTCAGGTCAGCAGAGTGGAGGAGGCCCAGGCACTGCCAGGAGTCAATGTGGACCGTGAATATCTACCAAGGGccctgctgtcttagttacctggtgctgccGTAACACAAATATCACAGATGGGTAGCTTTAAAGGACAAATTTACTTTCTCGCAGTtctgcaggctaaaagtccaaatcagagtcttggTTGTGTTGAGTCCTTCCTTGTCGATATATCTCCCCCAAGGCCCACCCCCCCAACATGCCCCTGTGTCTGGTCTGctgtttttgtaactcagaagtgattagatttaggacacactctacactgcTATGACACCGTAAACGTAGCAAAGAAAACCATATTTCCAAACATGCATTACATCCATAGGaataggggttaagattccaacacacattctggggggacacaattcagtctataacacacACCCCAGAACAGAGGGGACCCCAAAGTGCCTGACCCTGTCTGCCATACTGTTAGTCCTGGGAGCCATTTCACTTTTCTTCTCCAGGTTCTTAGGGAATAGATCAGCCAGGACAGGAAACCTGTGAGGCCCTAGAATGCCACCTAAACAGAAGAGCAGTAAGTCAGCTTTTGTCAGAGCTGCCAAGGTTGAATTTCTCATCTGAGGCCACTCATACTCTCCCTCTTTCCGCCAGGCCAGTGTGCCCTCATTGCCCATTCTCCTACCACACCCCTGCCTGCCGCCCTTGGCAGAGTCATCATGCCTCACGGTCGCAGGAGTCAGAGCGGCAAGGCTGAGCAACGCCTTCGGACCCGAAGTAAGAGACGCGGCCTGATGTGTCCAAGGCTTCCGGTGATTCTAGAAGAGGAGGAACTCTCCGCAGAGGAGGTGCCTGCTGTTGAGACACTGATTATGCCCCAGAGTCCTCAGAGAGCCTGCTCCTTCTCAGCTGCCATTGCAGCTGCTCCACCAAGCAAACCATATGAGGGTCCCAGCAGCCAAGAAGTTCCAGGCACCTTACGTGTCTTACCAGGCATTGAGGCCTTGAGCTGCGATGCGCTAGACAAGAAGGTGGCTGATTTGGTGCAGTTCTTGAGCATCAAGTATGTAACGAAGGAGCCCATCACAGAGACAGAAATGCTGAAGGTGGTCATCAGAGAGAACAACGATCACTTCCCTGTGATCTTCAAGAAAGCCTGTGAGTGCATGGAAGTGGTCTTTGGCATCAGTGTGGAGAAAATGGACCCCATGGGCCACTCTTACATTCTCGTCAAAACGCTAGACCTCACCTACGATGGGATGCTGAGTGATGACCAGGGCATGCCCAAGACTGGCGTCCTGATACTTATCCTGGGCGTGATCTTCATGGAGGGCAACCATGCCTCTGAGGAGAAGATCTGGGAAGTGCTGAATATGATTGGGGTATATTCTGGAAGCAAGGATTTCATCTATGGGGAACCCGGGAAGCTCATCACCAGAGATTTGGTTCAGGAAAGGTACCTGGAGTACCGGCAGGTGCCTAATAGTGATCCTGCCCGCTATGAATTCCTGTGGGGCCCAAGAGCCTATGCAGAAACCAGCAAGATGAAAGTCCTGAATTTTTTTGCCAAGGTCACTGGGACTTACCCTAGTTCCTTCCCATCCTTGTATCAGGAGGCTTTGAGAGATGAGAAAGAGAGAGCCCAGGGAAGAATTGCCACTGTGGCAAGTTAAAGTTCCAGGGCCACGTCCAGCACCACCCGCAGTGAAGTCTGAAGCAGATTCTTCACTCTGTTTGAAGAGAGCAGCCAATGGCCTATGTGGTAGAGGgccagggtggggctggggaaaCGCGGTATATCTCATCTTTGTGTTTCTGTTCTATATGGGCAACTTagagatttctctctctctcttttttctttttagtatttttaaatattgttaatttttaatAGAAAGTAAATTAAATTCAGAACTTAAGTGTATGAATTGGTCACTCATGTATTGCTGTTTATCAGGCTTAAGAataagagttttcctcttttgtaaaacaACTTGGGAaaccttccatcttattttgtgaTATGGAACAAGGTAACATGACATTGGAATAGGAATTTCCTTGGAAATGTGAAAGAACCCAGTAGTAAAGTAGAGGGGGTTCAAGAAATAGAGGAGTAAAACATAAAATGGTTAAGTCTTGGATTCTTGTATCTGTTTTAGTCTGTTCTGTAAAGTTAAAAGATATATGCCTGGATTTGCTTGGTTTATTCATGACTGTGGGAGAAATTAAATCTTGAATGAAACAATCTGCTCACTGGCTCATTTATTCCCCAAACATTATTTAAGCCTTTGCTCTTTGAAGGGTTGGTATGGGGACATTAGGATAAGCAAGATGCACCCCTACTCATAGAATCCTAGCACCTAGGAGCAGCAGTTATATTAGGAAGATGGTGAGATATCATCTAAGATCTAAACAATTAAAAAGAAGTGAGGAAGTGGGGCTCCAGATGGGAGCAGTCAAGTGTAAATGCCCTGAGCTAGACAGTTTGGGACTCTGGGAAACTGCAGTTCCTTCTGTGGGAGTTAATTTTAAGGTAAGGAGGGTGGTGGCAGGGCCAGACTGTCTGATGGAGTATCTTACAGGTGAGAGAAAAGCCTGGAACGGAAAACTGGTCTTTTGGATCATGGATAAACCACAAAGAAGTCTCCACCTGGGGCAGGTACAGAAGGCAGCACACTCTTGTCCCAGTGTAGCTGAACACAGTGCACCAGCTAGGTGTTTTATACACATCATCTGCGAGATTTCCTGAGTAATAAGAGTGATACTCCCTTGAAGCAGTACCCAGAAGCCACTAGGCTAGCACTCCTTTCCATAGCCTGGGAAGGCCAGAGCTCACTACATTAAAATGTCACTGTGATTAGGTTATCTTGAGTGTAATTTGGCCAACTCTAGGCAAGGAGTAGGTTTTTGGTGGGGG
This region includes:
- the LOC126069513 gene encoding putative MAGE domain-containing protein MAGEA13P — its product is MPPASLCADPLAPPPAPVSPGKPQEGSPDVELRLEHLRRFFLPAPAVSPGKLQAGSPDVELRLGCLRGRSRSAEGGVQGLLGGKGLKEPEDEDLSLGHVSSGQCALIAHSPTTPLPAALGRVIMPHGRRSQSGKAEQRLRTRSKRRGLMCPRLPVILEEEELSAEEVPAVETLIMPQSPQRACSFSAAIAAAPPSKPYEGPSSQEVPGTLRVLPGIEALSCDALDKKVADLVQFLSIKYVTKEPITETEMLKVVIRENNDHFPVIFKKACECMEVVFGISVEKMDPMGHSYILVKTLDLTYDGMLSDDQGMPKTGVLILILGVIFMEGNHASEEKIWEVLNMIGVYSGSKDFIYGEPGKLITRDLVQERYLEYRQVPNSDPARYEFLWGPRAYAETSKMKVLNFFAKVTGTYPSSFPSLYQEALRDEKERAQGRIATVAS